GGTGGCGGTCTGGATCGGGGTGCGGCTGTTCGGGGGCGCGGCGTCGCTGGCCCCTACCCTGGCGGCCCTGCTGCTGGTGCCGGAGTTCTTCGGGCCGCTGCGGCAGCTGGGCGCAGATCGCCACGCCGCCCTGGACGCCGAGCCGCTAGCCGCGCGGCTGGGCGAGCTGCTGAAGAGGGAGGTGGCCCCGAGCGGAACGGCGGTGCCGTCCAGAGGCGTGCCCCAGCTGGTGCTGGAGGCGGCCCGTGCCGACCTGCCGCAGCCGACCTCCCCTCTCACCCTGAGCCTGCCGCCCGGCAGCCGCCTCGCCCTGCGCGGCCCCAGTGGCAGCGGCAAGACCACGCTGCTGCACGCGCTGGGCAAGCATGTGCCGTATAAAGGGACGGTCACCGTGGACGGCACGCCGCTGGACGAGCTGGACGCCCCGGCGTGGCAGGCGCGGGTCGCCCACGTGGCCCAGCACCCGCGCCTGATCGCCGCCAGCCTGCGCGACAACCTGCGCCTGGGCGATCCGGCGGCCGACGATGGGGCGCTCAGGGGCGCCCTGGGCGCCGTGGGGCTGGGCGGGCTGCTCACCGACCTGCCCGCCGGCCTGGACGCCCCGCTGGGCGAGGGCGGCGTGCTGCTGTCGGGCGGCGAGACGGCGCGGCTGGCGCTGGCCCGCGCGCTGCTCTCGGGCGCGGGGCTGATCCTGCTGGACGAGGTGACGGCCCACCTCGACCCCGAGAGCGAGGCGGAGGTGCTGGCCGCGGCCGAGAGGGCCTTCGCCGGGCGCACCGTCATCCTGGCGACCCACCGGGCCGCCCCGCCGGGCTGGCAGGACGTGTCGCTGATTGTGGACACGCCGCTCCAGCCGGCCGGGAGCGCCGCGTGAGCTGGGCCGCGGTGCTGGGCACCCTGGCCGCGCTGGCGGGCGTGGGACTGGCGGTCAGTTCGGGCCTGCTGATCTCGCGCGCCGCCCTGCGCCCCGAGGTGTTCCTGAGCCTGGGCCTGCTGGTGACCACGGTGCGGGCGCTGGGTCTGGGCCGGGCGGCGCTGCGCTA
Above is a genomic segment from Deinococcus koreensis containing:
- a CDS encoding ABC transporter ATP-binding protein/permease, giving the protein MKTRRPGPLSMLLQAPGVGRAGVVSGALSLAGLLATAGALVLVARAVAAGLLQREVPGVGPVTAILALLLVRAACSAARDRLGAGLAAGAVRYWRNRLSGAALALGPVALADTRGADLSTLDAELGPRLTPYYARYLPGAVHAGLAFVVMLGATALLDPGTAGLLLLTGPLTVVFLALVGLATGAATERQWLAHTRLAGRLLSVTRLLPTLQAYGRVEVYRDVLARTARQHRQQTLGVLRIAFLSGFVMDFAATLATALVAVWIGVRLFGGAASLAPTLAALLLVPEFFGPLRQLGADRHAALDAEPLAARLGELLKREVAPSGTAVPSRGVPQLVLEAARADLPQPTSPLTLSLPPGSRLALRGPSGSGKTTLLHALGKHVPYKGTVTVDGTPLDELDAPAWQARVAHVAQHPRLIAASLRDNLRLGDPAADDGALRGALGAVGLGGLLTDLPAGLDAPLGEGGVLLSGGETARLALARALLSGAGLILLDEVTAHLDPESEAEVLAAAERAFAGRTVILATHRAAPPGWQDVSLIVDTPLQPAGSAA